From bacterium:
CGAGGTGCTCCTCGGGGATGAGCAGGTCGAATTCCTCCTCCTCGAGCGGCACGAAATCCAGCCCCAGCGCGACGGCCGCGGAGCGGATGCCGAGCCCGCAGTCCGCGAGCCCGCTCTGCACGG
This genomic window contains:
- a CDS encoding substrate-binding domain-containing protein, encoding VQSGLADCGLGIRSAAVALGLDFVPLEEEEFDLLIPEEHLDLPALRALLETTESQRFRERVLALGGYRFR